In Paenibacillus sonchi, a single genomic region encodes these proteins:
- a CDS encoding MFS transporter encodes MNRQEKSTNAPSLLRNRFLQTILLSSVLLQIGIWVRNFAILLYVADRTNNDPYAISLISVAEFAPIFVFSFIGGTFADRWRPKRTMIWCDLLSAVSVFAVLLTVHYGSWHSVYLVAFISAILSQFSQPSSMRLFKYHVPEEQLQQGMALFQSLMAIFMVLGPMLGTFVYSTFGLETSIAIMGVVFLLSALVLVRLPEDNLKPQTTAAKGQFRKDFIEGFRYVWHSQVLRMLGLAFILAGLAVGVAQALNLFIVTERLGKSEEFLQYLLMVNGAAMLIGGGVVAVFAKRVPPQLLLAIGMLAGAVCTIIVGYSTSVPVTLTVQFLNGLVFPCIHIGISTMILKWSHSSIVGRVNGVLNPMFVGMMVVSMSFAGALKDAFSLGTIYSGAGLLFFLGALVMVPIMNQKAPDHAHAVQET; translated from the coding sequence TTGAATAGGCAAGAAAAAAGCACCAATGCACCAAGCCTGCTCCGCAATCGGTTCCTGCAGACGATTCTACTCTCTAGTGTGCTGCTGCAGATCGGCATTTGGGTCCGTAATTTCGCTATTCTTCTGTATGTTGCAGATAGGACAAACAATGATCCTTACGCCATTTCGTTAATCAGCGTAGCAGAATTCGCACCTATTTTTGTTTTTTCGTTCATCGGAGGAACATTTGCCGACCGCTGGAGGCCGAAGCGAACGATGATCTGGTGCGATTTATTATCTGCGGTATCGGTATTTGCAGTACTTCTGACCGTACATTACGGTTCTTGGCATTCCGTCTACCTTGTTGCATTTATCTCGGCGATTCTATCACAGTTCTCCCAGCCTTCAAGCATGCGATTGTTCAAGTATCATGTGCCGGAAGAACAGCTGCAGCAAGGGATGGCTTTATTCCAATCACTCATGGCCATCTTTATGGTGCTTGGCCCTATGCTCGGCACCTTCGTGTACAGCACGTTTGGCCTTGAAACGTCAATCGCTATAATGGGTGTGGTTTTTCTGCTATCCGCACTCGTCCTTGTTCGTTTGCCTGAGGATAATCTGAAACCTCAAACGACCGCCGCAAAAGGGCAGTTCCGTAAAGATTTCATTGAAGGCTTCCGCTATGTCTGGCACAGCCAAGTGCTGCGTATGCTCGGACTCGCGTTTATTCTCGCCGGACTGGCAGTTGGGGTAGCCCAAGCGCTCAACCTGTTTATCGTAACGGAACGGTTGGGCAAAAGCGAGGAGTTCCTGCAATATCTGCTGATGGTGAATGGCGCAGCCATGCTTATTGGGGGCGGGGTCGTAGCCGTCTTCGCGAAGCGGGTTCCGCCGCAGCTCCTACTGGCGATTGGTATGCTGGCAGGCGCGGTCTGCACAATTATTGTCGGGTATTCGACAAGCGTTCCGGTCACGCTGACCGTTCAATTTCTGAACGGGCTTGTGTTCCCTTGTATTCATATCGGGATCAGTACAATGATTCTGAAATGGTCACACAGCTCCATTGTCGGCCGGGTAAATGGGGTTCTGAATCCGATGTTCGTAGGCATGATGGTCGTTTCCATGTCTTTCGCCGGCGCGTTAAAGGATGCCTTTTCGCTGGGTACGATCTATAGCGGGGCAGGACTATTATTTTTCCTTGGCGCACTGGTCATGGTGCCGATCATGAACCAAAAAGCGCCGGATCATGCACATGCGGTACAAGAGACATAA